The Rhizobium sp. SL42 genome includes a region encoding these proteins:
- a CDS encoding sarcosine oxidase subunit gamma family protein codes for MSEFPTSPDRLRSMDIERRLPLAELARILGDGTRLNVLTEGTLLLLLSRPGCVDKDWIGQHLDARSPADLRAFSPGQWLLVSDHLLDHAAIAEALREGMDVVDQSHGRVRLELEGRNVQTVLAQATGLDLHGAPVALERSATTMIGHIGVHLTQTGADVFELIVMRSLVESLVEEIALMCRHPAGPA; via the coding sequence ATGTCTGAATTTCCTACCTCCCCGGACCGTTTGAGGTCCATGGACATCGAGCGCCGTTTGCCACTGGCGGAGCTTGCCCGCATACTGGGCGACGGCACCCGATTGAACGTGCTGACGGAAGGCACGTTGCTGCTGCTGCTCTCGCGTCCTGGCTGTGTCGACAAAGACTGGATCGGGCAACATCTCGATGCAAGATCGCCCGCAGATCTGAGAGCCTTCAGCCCCGGCCAGTGGTTGCTCGTCTCAGACCATCTGCTCGATCACGCCGCGATTGCGGAAGCGCTGCGGGAAGGGATGGATGTTGTCGACCAGAGCCACGGCCGGGTTCGGCTGGAACTCGAGGGACGGAACGTTCAGACCGTTCTGGCGCAAGCCACCGGGCTCGACCTTCATGGCGCCCCTGTGGCCCTTGAACGATCGGCAACGACGATGATCGGGCATATCGGTGTTCATCTCACCCAGACAGGGGCGGACGTGTTCGAACTGATCGTCATGCGCAGCCTCGTCGAAAGCCTGGTGGAGGAGATTGCCCTGATGTGCCGCCATCCAGCGGGTCCGGCATGA
- a CDS encoding aldehyde dehydrogenase gives MQRFQQYINGTFEDGSGRFESLDPATAKPWAQMPEAREADVDRAVDAAEAALQDGPWAAMTATQRGKLLYKLADLVAANAPKLAEIETRDTGKIIRETSAQIAYVADYYRYYAGLADKIEGAYLSIDKPDMDVWLRREPVGVVAAIVPWNSQLFLSAVKIGPAIAAGCTLVVKASEDGPAPLLEFARLVHDAGFPAGVVNILTGFGPSCGSALTRHPKVDHIAFTGGPGTAAAVVRNSAENLASTSLELGGKSPFVVFADADLESAANAQVAGIFAATGQSCVAGSRLIVEASVKDRFLEILKATAEAIRIGSPLDMATEVGPLCTERQRTLIETTVQASLDAGARLVTGGERAKGEGYYYAPTILDCDGVTSPSVETELFGPVLSVLSFDTEADAVRLANDTRYGLAAGVFTQNLTRAHRMIKRIRAGVVWVNTYRAVSPIAPFGGFGQSGHGREGGLQAALDYTRTKTVWMRTSDDPIPDPFVMR, from the coding sequence ATGCAGCGCTTCCAACAATACATCAATGGCACATTCGAGGACGGCAGCGGCCGGTTCGAAAGTCTCGATCCGGCCACGGCCAAGCCCTGGGCGCAAATGCCGGAGGCCCGTGAAGCGGATGTCGATCGCGCAGTGGACGCTGCCGAGGCTGCCTTGCAGGACGGCCCCTGGGCCGCGATGACGGCCACCCAGCGCGGCAAGCTGCTCTACAAACTAGCCGATCTGGTTGCCGCGAATGCGCCGAAGCTGGCGGAGATCGAAACCCGCGACACCGGCAAGATCATTCGCGAGACCTCGGCCCAGATCGCCTATGTCGCAGACTACTATCGCTACTATGCCGGGCTCGCAGACAAGATCGAGGGCGCCTATCTCTCGATCGACAAGCCGGATATGGATGTCTGGCTGCGGCGTGAACCGGTCGGCGTGGTCGCGGCCATCGTGCCGTGGAACAGCCAGCTGTTTCTCTCGGCCGTCAAGATCGGCCCGGCAATTGCGGCCGGCTGTACGCTGGTGGTCAAGGCCTCTGAAGACGGGCCGGCGCCGCTTCTGGAATTTGCCCGCCTCGTGCATGACGCCGGTTTCCCGGCCGGTGTCGTCAATATACTGACCGGCTTTGGCCCCTCTTGCGGCTCGGCACTCACGCGTCATCCGAAGGTTGACCATATCGCCTTTACCGGCGGTCCAGGCACGGCTGCCGCCGTGGTTCGGAATTCGGCTGAAAACCTCGCCAGCACGTCACTCGAACTCGGCGGCAAATCGCCTTTTGTCGTCTTTGCCGACGCCGATCTGGAAAGCGCCGCCAATGCGCAGGTGGCCGGCATCTTTGCCGCGACCGGACAGTCCTGTGTCGCCGGCTCCCGCCTCATCGTCGAGGCCTCGGTGAAGGATCGCTTTCTCGAAATCCTGAAGGCGACGGCTGAAGCCATTCGCATTGGGTCGCCGCTCGACATGGCGACCGAGGTCGGGCCTCTCTGCACCGAGCGCCAGCGGACACTGATCGAAACGACGGTTCAGGCCTCGCTCGATGCCGGGGCGAGACTGGTCACCGGAGGCGAAAGGGCGAAAGGCGAGGGCTACTACTATGCCCCGACGATCCTCGACTGCGACGGCGTGACGTCGCCTTCAGTCGAGACAGAGCTTTTCGGTCCTGTGCTGTCGGTGCTTTCGTTCGATACCGAAGCGGATGCCGTCAGGCTTGCGAACGACACGCGCTATGGGCTGGCGGCCGGCGTCTTCACCCAGAACCTGACCCGTGCGCATCGCATGATCAAGCGCATCCGCGCCGGTGTGGTCTGGGTCAATACCTACAGGGCCGTATCGCCAATCGCTCCTTTCGGCGGCTTCGGCCAGTCGGGCCACGGACGCGAGGGCGGACTTCAGGCAGCGCTCGACTATACGCGGACCAAGACGGTCTGGATGCGCACCTCAGACGATCCGATCCCCGATCCCTTCGTCATGAGGTGA
- a CDS encoding NIPSNAP family protein, which produces MYYEIRTYRLKNGAIPEYLKVVEEEGIAIQKGHLGHLVGYFYSEIGPINEIVHIWAFASLDERQERRAALMADPAWRAFLPKIRDLIEVADNKIMKPAAFSPLGASLPA; this is translated from the coding sequence ATGTACTACGAAATACGGACCTATCGACTGAAGAACGGCGCGATCCCCGAATACCTGAAGGTTGTCGAGGAGGAGGGGATTGCGATCCAGAAAGGCCATCTCGGCCACCTCGTCGGCTATTTCTATTCCGAGATTGGCCCGATCAACGAGATCGTTCACATCTGGGCCTTTGCCAGCCTGGACGAGCGGCAGGAGCGGCGCGCCGCGCTGATGGCGGACCCGGCCTGGCGTGCCTTCCTGCCCAAGATCCGCGACCTGATCGAGGTTGCCGACAACAAGATCATGAAGCCGGCGGCCTTTTCGCCGCTCGGTGCAAGCCTGCCTGCATGA
- a CDS encoding ABC transporter permease: MAILATADRDNGRAQGLGKRNSGFSHAVPALLLIILFFVTPVLGLLLRSVTEPELGLQNYAELIGSGTYLRIFANTFLVAGVVTALSVVIGYPVAWALAVLPRHWSQLVFAIIILSMWTNLLARTYAWMVLLQRTGVINKTLMGLGLIDTPLALVNNLVGVTIGMTYIMLPFVILPLVGVIRSIDPAILRAGALCGANRLQCFTHILLPLSLPGVAAGALMVFVMALGYYVTPALLGGTANMMLAEMIAQFVQSLVNWGMGGAAAFVLLVVTLLLYAVQLRFFGASRID, from the coding sequence ATGGCCATTCTCGCAACGGCAGACAGAGATAACGGCAGGGCCCAGGGATTGGGAAAACGCAACAGCGGTTTTTCTCATGCCGTCCCTGCACTTCTGCTGATCATCCTCTTTTTCGTCACCCCCGTACTGGGCCTTCTGCTGCGCAGCGTGACGGAGCCGGAACTCGGCCTGCAGAACTATGCCGAGCTGATCGGCAGCGGTACCTATCTGCGGATCTTCGCCAACACTTTCCTGGTGGCCGGCGTCGTGACGGCCTTGTCCGTGGTGATCGGCTATCCGGTTGCCTGGGCGCTTGCCGTTCTACCTCGCCACTGGTCGCAACTGGTCTTTGCCATCATCATCCTGTCGATGTGGACCAACCTGCTCGCCCGCACTTATGCGTGGATGGTTCTCCTGCAACGGACCGGCGTGATCAACAAGACGCTGATGGGGCTGGGGCTGATCGACACGCCGCTGGCGCTTGTCAACAATCTGGTCGGGGTCACGATCGGCATGACCTATATCATGCTGCCCTTCGTCATCCTGCCACTGGTCGGCGTCATCCGCTCGATCGACCCCGCGATCTTAAGGGCTGGTGCGCTCTGTGGCGCAAACCGGCTGCAATGCTTCACCCATATCCTCCTTCCCTTGTCCCTCCCGGGCGTCGCGGCGGGTGCTCTGATGGTCTTCGTTATGGCACTGGGCTACTACGTCACCCCTGCGCTGCTCGGTGGGACGGCGAACATGATGCTCGCGGAAATGATCGCACAATTCGTTCAGTCGCTGGTCAACTGGGGCATGGGAGGCGCGGCCGCATTCGTGCTGCTGGTCGTCACCCTTCTGCTTTACGCCGTGCAACTGCGCTTCTTCGGCGCAAGCCGCATCGATTGA
- a CDS encoding ABC transporter ATP-binding protein has protein sequence MTSSFIEIRDIRKDYGPIAAVKDVTLDIRRGEFMTFLGPSGSGKSTTLYMLAGFENPTSGDILVDGKSMLETPSHKRNIGMVFQRYTLFPHLTVGENVAFPLRIRRLPRAEVERKVKDALRLVRLEGFEDRKPALMSGGQQQRVALARALVYEPPILLMDEPLSALDKKLREEIQFEIRRIHRETGVTILYVTHDQEEALRLSDRIAVFSQGRIEQVGSGNMLYAEPSTRFVAGFIGDSNFIDVDIVETRGTSARIMTKGGVEVAGVPLHGQGDGGKGALLLRPERLELRKAGTDAGLLRGIVLDMHFLGNTTDVVVDLGQGETLSVKLPFGHPVLAEIGPAAMVNVTFDASATHLFRS, from the coding sequence ATGACCTCATCCTTCATTGAAATCCGCGACATCCGCAAGGATTACGGTCCGATTGCGGCGGTCAAGGACGTGACCCTCGATATCCGCAGGGGCGAGTTCATGACCTTTCTCGGGCCTTCGGGTTCTGGCAAGTCAACGACGCTCTATATGTTAGCCGGCTTTGAGAACCCAACCTCCGGCGACATTCTGGTCGACGGCAAGAGCATGCTCGAAACGCCGTCGCACAAGCGCAATATCGGCATGGTTTTCCAGCGCTATACGCTGTTTCCGCATCTGACAGTTGGTGAGAATGTCGCCTTCCCGTTGCGCATTCGGCGCCTGCCACGGGCGGAGGTCGAGAGAAAGGTCAAGGACGCGCTGAGGCTCGTACGGCTCGAGGGATTCGAGGATCGAAAGCCAGCGCTCATGTCAGGTGGCCAGCAGCAGCGTGTCGCCCTTGCCCGCGCACTCGTCTACGAGCCGCCCATTCTGCTGATGGATGAACCGCTCTCTGCCCTCGACAAGAAACTGCGCGAGGAAATTCAGTTCGAGATCCGCAGAATTCACCGCGAGACGGGCGTGACCATCCTCTATGTTACCCATGACCAGGAGGAGGCGTTGCGCCTCTCCGATCGTATCGCCGTCTTTAGCCAAGGGCGCATCGAGCAGGTCGGCTCGGGCAACATGCTTTATGCCGAGCCCTCGACACGCTTCGTTGCAGGTTTCATCGGCGATTCCAATTTCATCGACGTCGACATCGTGGAAACACGTGGGACATCCGCCCGGATCATGACCAAGGGTGGGGTGGAGGTGGCCGGTGTTCCGCTTCACGGGCAGGGCGATGGGGGCAAGGGAGCACTTCTCCTGCGCCCAGAGAGACTGGAGTTGCGCAAGGCCGGAACCGATGCTGGATTGCTGCGTGGAATTGTCCTGGACATGCATTTTCTTGGGAATACCACCGATGTCGTCGTGGATCTCGGACAGGGCGAGACACTTTCGGTCAAGCTGCCGTTCGGCCATCCGGTGCTCGCCGAAATCGGACCAGCCGCCATGGTGAATGTGACATTCGATGCCTCTGCCACGCATCTGTTCCGCTCGTAA
- a CDS encoding sarcosine oxidase subunit delta: MASRIPCPHCGLRPKEEFTVKGAALTRPGTEAGAEAWHDYVYLRDNPRGAYEEYWHHTAGCRRWLVVARNTATHEIESCRDASDAKAVTA, encoded by the coding sequence ATGGCCAGCCGTATCCCTTGCCCGCATTGCGGGCTTCGTCCCAAGGAAGAATTCACCGTGAAGGGCGCCGCCTTGACGAGACCTGGTACCGAGGCCGGAGCGGAAGCCTGGCACGACTATGTGTATCTGCGCGACAACCCGCGGGGTGCGTACGAGGAATACTGGCACCACACGGCCGGCTGCCGACGCTGGCTGGTCGTGGCACGCAATACGGCGACGCACGAGATCGAGTCCTGCCGGGATGCATCCGACGCAAAGGCGGTGACGGCATGA
- a CDS encoding ABC transporter permease translates to MLLDYDKLGAWKWLLLGMTLLVCLFLLLPIVFIAALSFGSSQWLIFPPPAWTTRWYGELFSDPRWLTSALTSLQIAAVVTVLSVVIGFLAALSLNRGSFVGKELLRAVFLTPMILPVVVLAVALYAFFLQIGLAGTTLGFIIAHLLVALPFSIISIGSALDGFDKSIEDAAILCGASPWEARLRVTVPAISHGLFGAAVFSFLASWDEVVLAIFMASPTLQTLPVKIWSTLRQDLTPVIAAASTLLILFTIALMVIAALVRKGRKT, encoded by the coding sequence ATGCTTCTCGACTATGACAAGCTCGGCGCCTGGAAATGGCTGCTCCTCGGCATGACGCTACTGGTCTGCCTGTTCCTGTTGCTGCCGATCGTCTTCATCGCAGCCCTTTCCTTCGGCTCGTCGCAGTGGCTGATCTTTCCGCCACCAGCCTGGACCACCCGCTGGTACGGGGAACTGTTCTCCGATCCGCGCTGGCTGACATCGGCGCTGACGAGCCTGCAGATCGCCGCCGTCGTGACGGTTCTGTCGGTGGTGATCGGCTTTCTGGCAGCGCTCAGCCTCAATCGTGGAAGCTTCGTCGGCAAGGAGTTGCTGCGCGCGGTTTTCCTTACCCCGATGATCCTGCCGGTCGTGGTGCTTGCCGTGGCGCTCTATGCCTTCTTCCTGCAGATCGGCTTGGCGGGCACCACGCTCGGCTTCATCATCGCACATCTGCTGGTCGCGCTGCCCTTCTCGATCATCTCGATCGGCAGTGCGCTCGACGGCTTCGACAAGTCGATCGAGGATGCTGCAATCCTCTGTGGCGCAAGCCCGTGGGAGGCCCGACTTCGGGTGACGGTGCCGGCAATCAGCCACGGCCTCTTCGGGGCGGCCGTCTTCTCTTTCCTCGCCTCCTGGGACGAGGTGGTTCTGGCCATCTTCATGGCAAGTCCGACGCTTCAGACGCTGCCGGTGAAGATCTGGTCGACGCTGCGCCAGGACCTGACGCCGGTAATCGCCGCGGCCTCAACCCTTCTCATTCTTTTCACCATCGCCTTGATGGTCATCGCGGCCCTGGTCCGCAAGGGACGGAAAACATGA
- a CDS encoding sarcosine oxidase subunit alpha family protein translates to MSSHRLDNGGLIDRTAPLNFTFDGRAMSGFAGDTLASALLANGRQLVGRSFKYHRPRGILTAGSAEPNALMTIGSGGRTEPNSRATMQELYEGLEARSQNRWPSLDYDIGAVNGLLSPFLSAGFYYKTFMWPAKFWEKLYEPVIRKAAGLGRATYEADPDAYEKCWAHCDLLIVGGGAAGMMAALTAGRAGARVILVDENAAIGGFLLSETANIGGQTAAAFVAGVVNELASLDNVRVMPRTTAFGWYDGQVFGAVERVQKHVACPDANRPVERLWRIAARKAILATGSEERPLVFGGNDIPGVMMAGAMRTYLNRHAVAPGRKTAIFTTNDSGYALAADLEKAGVEVAVVVDSRRDAAIDFKGNGRRLQGGFVANVSGNKRVEAIEIWREGQTERFAVDSLAMSGGFSPVIHLACHRGGKPRWSDDHAAFIAPDGLADLQIAGAAAGASGIRAAMQSANEMTTKALAELGISTRACDIPAVEGDTVSAPARPLWSIPGIKSKAFVDFQNDVHVKDLGLAVQEGYGHVELAKRYTTNGMATDQGKLSNINAIGLLSEARRIPPAEVGTTTFRPFYTPVSFGALAGASTGKHFQPVRKSPLHDWAAQQGAASVETGLWYRSAWFPRAGETHWRESVDREVRNVRQNVGLCDVSTLGKIEICGADAAEFLNRVYCNGFLKLPVGKARYGLMLREDGFIYDDGTTSRLGESRYFMTTTTAYAAGVMNHLEFCAQALWPELDVRLASVTDQWAQMSIAGPKARAVLQQIVDADISNDAFPYLGAREVSLFGGRLTGRLFRISFSGELAYELAVPADFGESVADAIMRAGEAHGICAYGVEALSVLRIEKGHVTHNEINGTVVPADLGMAKMVSMTKPDFIGKHMVLREGLVDPDRLQLVGIVPLDPSASFRTGAHILKKTAAATLENDQGYVSSSCFSPHVGSTIGLALVKGGASRHGEEVQIWNGLRNEFAMGRLVSPIFIDPQNEKLHV, encoded by the coding sequence ATGAGCTCTCACCGTCTCGACAATGGCGGCCTGATCGACCGAACCGCTCCGCTCAACTTCACCTTCGACGGACGCGCGATGAGCGGCTTCGCCGGTGACACGCTCGCTTCCGCGCTTTTGGCAAATGGTCGGCAACTTGTGGGACGCAGTTTCAAGTACCACCGCCCGCGCGGCATTCTTACGGCAGGATCGGCCGAGCCCAACGCCCTGATGACAATTGGCAGCGGCGGCCGTACCGAGCCGAATAGCCGTGCCACGATGCAGGAGCTTTACGAAGGCCTCGAGGCGCGCAGCCAGAACCGCTGGCCCTCTCTCGATTACGATATCGGTGCCGTAAATGGCCTTTTGTCTCCCTTTTTGTCCGCGGGCTTCTACTACAAGACATTCATGTGGCCGGCAAAGTTCTGGGAGAAGCTTTATGAACCCGTCATCCGCAAGGCGGCGGGGCTTGGCCGTGCCACTTACGAGGCTGATCCTGACGCCTATGAAAAATGCTGGGCCCATTGTGATCTGCTGATTGTCGGCGGTGGTGCCGCTGGCATGATGGCAGCATTGACAGCCGGGCGCGCCGGAGCACGCGTCATCCTTGTCGATGAAAACGCCGCTATTGGCGGTTTCCTCTTGAGCGAGACGGCAAACATCGGTGGGCAGACGGCAGCGGCCTTCGTCGCCGGTGTCGTCAATGAACTTGCCTCGCTGGACAATGTCAGAGTGATGCCGCGCACGACGGCTTTCGGCTGGTACGACGGCCAGGTGTTCGGTGCCGTGGAGCGCGTCCAGAAGCATGTTGCTTGCCCGGACGCAAACCGCCCGGTCGAGCGCCTCTGGCGGATTGCGGCTAGAAAGGCAATCCTGGCGACGGGATCGGAAGAACGCCCTTTGGTCTTCGGCGGCAATGACATTCCCGGCGTCATGATGGCCGGTGCCATGCGCACCTATCTGAACCGCCATGCCGTCGCACCCGGCCGGAAAACCGCAATCTTTACGACAAATGATAGTGGCTATGCCCTGGCTGCGGACCTGGAAAAAGCCGGTGTCGAGGTTGCCGTGGTCGTCGACAGCCGCCGCGACGCTGCGATTGATTTCAAGGGTAACGGGCGGCGCTTGCAGGGCGGGTTCGTGGCAAACGTTTCGGGCAACAAGCGTGTCGAAGCGATCGAGATCTGGCGCGAAGGGCAGACCGAGCGGTTTGCGGTGGACAGCCTTGCAATGTCAGGCGGGTTCTCACCCGTGATCCATCTCGCCTGCCATCGCGGCGGCAAGCCACGCTGGTCGGATGACCACGCAGCCTTCATCGCGCCGGACGGACTGGCGGATCTGCAGATCGCGGGTGCCGCTGCCGGTGCATCGGGTATCAGGGCCGCCATGCAATCGGCCAACGAGATGACCACAAAGGCTCTTGCCGAGCTTGGCATTTCTACCCGGGCCTGCGATATCCCAGCGGTTGAAGGAGACACGGTATCCGCGCCGGCCCGACCGCTCTGGTCCATTCCCGGCATCAAGAGCAAGGCCTTCGTCGACTTCCAGAACGATGTTCATGTCAAGGATCTCGGCCTAGCGGTGCAGGAAGGTTATGGGCACGTGGAGCTCGCCAAGCGCTACACGACGAATGGAATGGCGACCGACCAGGGCAAGCTGTCGAACATCAACGCGATCGGACTTCTCTCCGAAGCAAGACGCATCCCGCCCGCCGAGGTCGGCACCACCACGTTCCGGCCGTTTTATACGCCTGTCTCCTTCGGGGCCTTGGCCGGGGCATCGACCGGCAAACACTTCCAACCGGTGCGCAAGTCACCACTGCATGATTGGGCGGCACAGCAAGGCGCAGCCTCCGTCGAGACCGGGCTCTGGTATCGTTCGGCCTGGTTCCCGAGGGCAGGTGAAACCCACTGGCGGGAAAGCGTCGACCGGGAAGTCAGGAATGTTCGACAAAATGTCGGCCTGTGCGATGTCTCGACATTGGGGAAGATAGAGATCTGCGGGGCGGATGCCGCCGAATTCCTCAACCGGGTCTATTGCAACGGTTTCCTCAAGTTGCCGGTCGGCAAGGCCCGCTATGGCCTGATGCTGCGGGAGGACGGCTTCATCTATGATGACGGCACCACCAGTCGGCTTGGCGAGAGCCGCTACTTCATGACCACGACGACCGCCTATGCGGCGGGCGTGATGAACCATCTCGAATTCTGTGCCCAGGCGCTCTGGCCCGAGCTCGACGTCAGGTTGGCATCCGTCACCGACCAATGGGCGCAAATGTCCATAGCCGGACCAAAGGCGCGCGCCGTGCTGCAGCAAATTGTCGATGCGGATATCTCCAATGATGCCTTCCCCTACCTTGGCGCCAGGGAGGTATCGCTCTTCGGCGGACGGCTGACAGGACGGCTGTTTCGCATTTCCTTTTCGGGTGAACTCGCCTACGAACTCGCCGTCCCGGCCGATTTCGGCGAGAGCGTCGCCGATGCCATCATGCGGGCAGGCGAGGCTCATGGCATCTGTGCCTACGGCGTCGAGGCTTTGTCGGTCTTGCGGATCGAAAAAGGCCACGTCACGCACAACGAAATCAACGGCACTGTCGTCCCGGCCGATCTTGGCATGGCAAAGATGGTCTCCATGACCAAGCCGGACTTCATCGGCAAACACATGGTGCTGCGTGAGGGACTGGTCGATCCAGACCGCCTCCAACTCGTCGGCATCGTGCCACTCGACCCATCCGCAAGCTTCCGAACGGGAGCCCATATCCTCAAGAAAACCGCCGCCGCAACGCTGGAAAACGATCAAGGCTACGTCTCCTCAAGCTGCTTCTCGCCGCATGTCGGCTCGACCATTGGCTTGGCATTGGTGAAGGGTGGCGCATCCCGCCACGGGGAGGAAGTCCAGATCTGGAACGGGCTGCGCAACGAATTCGCCATGGGGCGACTGGTGAGCCCAATTTTCATAGATCCTCAGAACGAGAAGCTTCATGTCTGA
- a CDS encoding sarcosine oxidase subunit beta family protein, translating to MRYSALSIFLNGLFGNRNWAAHWRQPEPKPHYDVIIVGGGGHGLATAYYLSKTFGVRNIAVVEKGYIGSGNVGRNTTIIRSNYLLPGNNPFYEFSMKLWEGLEQDFNFNAMVSQRGVLNLFHSDAQRDAYTRRGNAMRLHGVDAELLDRAAVCSMLPFFDYDNARFPIQGGLLQRRGGTVRHDAVAWGYARGADGQGVDILQNCEVTAIRREGGRTIGVETTRGFIGCGKLAVAAAGNSSRVAEMAGLKLPIESHVLQAFVSEGLKPFIDGVVTFGAGHFYVSQSDKGGLVFGGDIDGYNSYAQRGNLATVEHVAEAGKALIPALSRIRVLRSWGGIMDMSMDGSPIVDRVHLDNLFLNAGWCYGGFKATPASGYCFAHLIAKGEPHETARAFRLDRFRRGYLIDEKGQGAQPNLH from the coding sequence ATGCGATATTCGGCACTTTCGATCTTTCTCAATGGGCTGTTCGGCAACCGCAATTGGGCTGCCCACTGGCGCCAGCCAGAGCCGAAACCGCACTACGACGTGATCATTGTCGGCGGCGGCGGTCATGGACTGGCAACAGCCTATTACCTGTCGAAGACATTCGGCGTCCGCAACATCGCCGTGGTCGAAAAGGGCTATATCGGTTCGGGCAATGTGGGCCGAAACACCACCATCATCCGCTCCAACTATCTGCTGCCCGGCAACAACCCCTTTTACGAGTTTTCGATGAAACTCTGGGAGGGCCTCGAGCAGGACTTCAATTTCAACGCCATGGTTTCGCAACGTGGCGTCCTCAACCTCTTCCACTCGGATGCGCAGCGCGACGCCTATACGAGACGCGGCAATGCTATGCGGCTCCACGGAGTGGATGCAGAACTCCTGGACCGTGCGGCTGTCTGCTCGATGTTGCCTTTTTTTGACTATGACAATGCCCGCTTCCCCATCCAGGGCGGTCTCCTGCAAAGACGCGGCGGAACGGTACGCCATGATGCCGTAGCCTGGGGCTATGCCCGCGGTGCCGACGGCCAGGGTGTCGACATTCTGCAGAATTGCGAGGTCACCGCTATTCGCCGCGAGGGTGGAAGGACCATCGGCGTGGAAACGACACGCGGCTTCATCGGCTGTGGCAAGCTGGCCGTCGCAGCCGCTGGCAACTCCTCGCGGGTTGCCGAAATGGCGGGCCTCAAACTGCCAATCGAAAGTCACGTGCTTCAGGCTTTTGTCTCGGAGGGGCTCAAACCCTTTATCGACGGAGTCGTCACCTTCGGCGCCGGGCACTTCTACGTCTCCCAGTCTGACAAGGGTGGGCTTGTCTTCGGTGGGGATATCGACGGCTACAACTCCTATGCACAGCGCGGCAATCTTGCGACCGTCGAGCATGTCGCAGAAGCGGGCAAAGCCTTGATCCCTGCCCTTTCGCGGATCCGCGTGCTGCGCTCCTGGGGTGGGATCATGGACATGTCGATGGACGGATCGCCCATTGTCGACCGCGTCCATCTCGACAACCTCTTTCTGAATGCTGGCTGGTGTTATGGCGGCTTCAAGGCGACGCCGGCCTCCGGCTATTGCTTTGCCCATCTGATTGCAAAGGGCGAGCCGCATGAGACCGCGCGGGCCTTCCGACTTGATCGCTTCCGCCGCGGTTATCTGATCGATGAAAAGGGCCAGGGTGCCCAACCGAACCTTCACTGA
- a CDS encoding ABC transporter substrate-binding protein: MKKQLVATVFTALIGLSGSAFADEMVFTSWGGTTQDAQKASWADSFTSNTNIAVVQDGPTDYGKIKAMVEAGSVTWDVVDVEGDYAVQAGKAGLLEPLDFSIIDKSKLDPRFVTDYSVGSFYYSFVIGCNKDMAGTCPKTWADLFDAAKFPGKRAFYKWSAPGVIEAALLADGVPADKLYPLDLDRAFKKLDSIKGDIVWWDGGAASQQLLASGEAPFGSFWNGRLTALAATGVTVETSWDQNITAADSLVVPKGAKNKDAAMKFIAHATADMQQSMFSMATGYAPTNVDANLLMDEAVRKTLPDMQAESQVNADMTYWADNRDEIGKRWYDWQAK; this comes from the coding sequence ATGAAAAAACAACTGGTAGCCACAGTCTTTACCGCCCTGATCGGCCTCTCGGGTTCGGCTTTCGCCGATGAGATGGTCTTCACCAGCTGGGGCGGCACCACCCAGGACGCCCAGAAGGCGAGCTGGGCCGACAGCTTCACGAGCAACACAAACATTGCCGTTGTGCAGGACGGCCCCACCGACTACGGCAAGATCAAAGCCATGGTCGAGGCCGGCAGCGTCACGTGGGATGTGGTGGACGTCGAGGGCGATTATGCCGTCCAGGCCGGAAAGGCAGGGCTGCTCGAGCCGCTCGACTTCTCTATCATCGACAAGTCCAAGCTCGATCCGCGTTTCGTCACCGACTATTCTGTCGGCAGCTTCTATTATTCCTTCGTCATCGGCTGCAACAAGGACATGGCCGGCACCTGCCCTAAGACCTGGGCCGACCTGTTCGATGCGGCCAAGTTCCCGGGCAAGCGCGCCTTCTACAAATGGTCGGCACCGGGCGTGATCGAAGCAGCACTGCTCGCTGACGGCGTGCCTGCGGACAAGCTCTATCCGCTGGATCTCGACCGCGCTTTCAAGAAGCTCGACAGCATCAAGGGCGATATCGTCTGGTGGGATGGCGGCGCTGCCTCACAGCAGCTTCTGGCCTCCGGTGAAGCACCCTTCGGCTCCTTCTGGAACGGTCGTCTGACGGCGCTTGCCGCTACCGGCGTCACGGTCGAGACTTCCTGGGATCAGAACATCACCGCAGCCGACTCGCTGGTCGTGCCCAAGGGCGCAAAAAACAAGGACGCCGCGATGAAGTTCATCGCCCATGCGACCGCCGACATGCAGCAGTCGATGTTCTCAATGGCAACCGGATATGCACCGACCAATGTCGACGCCAACCTTTTGATGGATGAAGCCGTCCGCAAGACGCTTCCCGACATGCAGGCCGAGAGCCAAGTCAATGCCGACATGACTTACTGGGCCGACAATCGCGACGAAATTGGCAAGCGCTGGTACGACTGGCAGGCCAAGTAA